A genomic window from Leptospira andrefontaineae includes:
- a CDS encoding UpxY family transcription antiterminator — protein sequence MSESFKSWYAVYTNSRTEKKLALELSKKGVTQYLPIISTKKQWSDRIKTVLVPVFPSYVFVKIDIRIEKLKVLETSGAVKFVSIGETPIVIDEEDIETIRQIVTEYPDKIKIEREKMLAPGKKVLIRSGPFKDRKARVIRKGSKSSILVSISGMDTTVSLELDSELLETGEEN from the coding sequence ATGAGTGAATCTTTCAAATCATGGTATGCAGTTTATACAAATTCTAGGACAGAAAAGAAGTTAGCGCTAGAACTTTCCAAAAAGGGAGTAACCCAATACTTGCCGATTATCTCGACCAAAAAACAATGGTCTGATCGGATCAAAACGGTTCTGGTGCCTGTTTTTCCTTCTTATGTATTCGTAAAAATTGATATAAGAATAGAAAAACTAAAAGTCCTGGAAACCTCTGGAGCAGTAAAGTTCGTCTCTATCGGAGAAACTCCTATCGTAATCGATGAAGAAGATATCGAAACAATTCGACAGATTGTCACTGAATATCCTGATAAGATCAAGATAGAAAGAGAAAAGATGCTAGCTCCAGGTAAAAAGGTGCTGATCAGAAGTGGACCTTTCAAGGACAGAAAGGCAAGAGTGATCCGAAAAGGAAGTAAATCGTCTATTCTTGTTTCCATTTCCGGAATGGATACTACAGTATCCTTGGAATTGGATTCGGAACTATTGGAAACGGGCGAGGAGAATTAG
- a CDS encoding phosphatase PAP2 family protein, protein MFIREKIHTPLLNRTLSRINRGEIMLVLILPYLAYAAWEGSLPYPWWIVIPYAGLIAYANDRFVLVLKKLIARKRPLVTVAGKVDQNPDMKHSFPSAHASNSMTAALILVFVFGFPEWFLVLSLLAGIGRLLSLHHFPSDVLGGWLIGICFGTLGLFLGRWLLPYLFGTT, encoded by the coding sequence ATGTTCATTCGCGAAAAGATCCATACTCCTCTTCTGAACCGAACTCTCTCCAGGATCAATCGAGGAGAAATAATGTTAGTTCTTATTCTTCCTTATCTTGCTTATGCGGCATGGGAGGGAAGTCTTCCTTATCCTTGGTGGATCGTAATTCCGTATGCCGGACTTATCGCCTATGCAAATGATCGTTTTGTTTTAGTATTAAAGAAGCTGATCGCTCGTAAGAGACCGCTAGTCACTGTAGCTGGAAAAGTGGATCAAAATCCGGATATGAAACATTCATTTCCTTCAGCTCATGCATCTAACTCGATGACGGCAGCATTGATCTTAGTGTTTGTTTTCGGTTTTCCGGAATGGTTTTTGGTGCTGAGTCTTTTGGCGGGGATCGGAAGATTATTATCTCTTCACCATTTTCCCTCCGATGTACTCGGAGGGTGGTTGATAGGAATCTGTTTCGGGACCTTAGGCCTTTTTCTTGGCCGCTGGCTTCTTCCCTACTTGTTTGGAACCACCTAA
- a CDS encoding DUF1577 domain-containing protein — MEVEYRSYLQSPRIWDTIKDPQKVGYILKEYVHNNGLFLKENPLKQELQILQTTPEGKIFLRIDPESINEEGEITVYKTLSKHMEIGFRVDSVNHEDGVVVCSPEYVRIAKDGRILPRIEGLQGKVVAHRFHMLKKEQDSTKVLGTSGQILLTDLHKNILSEYPFSRLVFPTGKELSFEQDLAKRTGKTIFVKDAISMDPLSQEEASGFNILDLKQELEDEMLLEDRTKVYRSGKIQSFAIYPIYYKDPSGSKLVALGYAETKDRILDPAILKKYAELEDVFNERIEDSNTLDVDIRQNVINASEGGILLEVTESQLVESFLHKPFFTADITFKMQAPLRFAFKIRHISQVGEIYLVGAEIVGSNDAKTNMTLLKKNLSFIKSV, encoded by the coding sequence ATGGAAGTCGAGTACCGATCTTACCTACAATCACCAAGAATATGGGATACTATTAAGGATCCACAAAAAGTAGGTTATATTCTGAAAGAGTACGTACATAATAACGGGCTCTTTCTGAAAGAAAATCCTCTAAAACAAGAATTACAAATCTTACAAACAACTCCTGAAGGAAAAATTTTCCTTAGGATAGACCCTGAATCTATAAATGAAGAAGGCGAGATCACAGTTTACAAAACCTTAAGTAAACATATGGAGATCGGCTTTAGAGTGGATTCAGTCAATCATGAGGACGGGGTTGTCGTCTGTTCTCCTGAATACGTAAGGATCGCTAAAGATGGCCGCATTCTTCCTAGGATAGAAGGACTACAAGGCAAAGTAGTAGCACATAGATTTCATATGCTTAAGAAAGAACAGGATTCCACCAAAGTCCTGGGAACTTCCGGTCAAATCCTGCTTACCGACTTACATAAGAATATCTTATCAGAGTATCCTTTTTCCAGATTGGTATTTCCAACAGGAAAGGAACTTAGCTTCGAACAGGATTTAGCTAAACGTACCGGTAAAACTATTTTCGTAAAAGACGCAATCAGTATGGATCCTCTATCCCAGGAAGAGGCAAGCGGCTTCAATATTCTAGATCTAAAACAAGAATTAGAAGATGAGATGCTTTTGGAAGATAGAACCAAAGTTTATCGTTCAGGCAAAATCCAATCCTTTGCAATCTATCCGATCTATTACAAAGATCCTTCCGGATCTAAACTCGTTGCTTTAGGTTATGCGGAGACTAAGGATAGAATTTTAGATCCTGCTATTCTAAAAAAATACGCAGAGTTAGAAGATGTATTTAATGAAAGGATAGAAGATTCCAATACTCTGGATGTAGATATCCGTCAAAACGTGATCAACGCTTCCGAAGGCGGAATTCTTTTAGAAGTAACCGAATCCCAGCTAGTCGAATCGTTTCTGCATAAACCTTTCTTTACTGCGGATATAACTTTTAAGATGCAAGCTCCGTTAAGGTTCGCATTCAAAATCCGACATATTTCACAAGTAGGGGAAATTTATCTGGTCGGTGCAGAAATAGTTGGCTCCAACGATGCCAAGACGAATATGACTCTATTAAAGAAGAATTTAAGCTTCATTAAGAGCGTCTAA
- a CDS encoding Re/Si-specific NAD(P)(+) transhydrogenase subunit alpha, translated as MNIGVLKEAKEETRVAVTPDVVDALKKIGASVIIEKGAGEGSFFSDEDYKKAGGTIQSRADVLKKSDLVVSIHLADGASLSKIKKGAFYLGMFQPAVNPQVIKKLAAGKVTVLSLDAIARITRAQSMDVLSSQATVAGYKAVLIASTHLTRFFPMLTTAAGTITPASVLIIGAGVAGLQAIASSRRLGAVVDVFDTRPEVKEQVQSLGAKFVEVEGATHSAAAGGYAVEQTEEYKKRQQEAIEKFAAKADVIITTALIPGRKAPIIITKKIVDRMKAGSVVVDLASPNGGNCEYTQHGKVVLTKNGVSVVGHQNLAGSLPSDASRMFAKNVLNYLKLLVKEKKINFDLNDEVIASTTIAHEGEIRHKLTLDALGGSKQVGKKPAAKKKA; from the coding sequence ATGAATATCGGAGTTTTAAAAGAAGCTAAGGAAGAAACTAGAGTCGCGGTAACGCCAGACGTAGTTGATGCCCTTAAAAAAATCGGTGCTTCTGTTATCATCGAGAAAGGCGCTGGAGAAGGATCTTTTTTCTCCGACGAAGATTATAAAAAAGCCGGGGGGACGATTCAATCTCGCGCGGATGTCCTAAAAAAATCCGATCTAGTTGTGAGCATTCACTTAGCGGATGGAGCAAGCTTATCTAAGATCAAAAAGGGAGCTTTCTATTTAGGAATGTTCCAACCTGCAGTGAATCCTCAGGTTATCAAAAAGCTTGCGGCAGGGAAAGTTACAGTACTAAGCTTAGATGCGATTGCTCGTATCACTCGTGCTCAGTCCATGGACGTTCTTTCATCTCAAGCAACCGTTGCTGGATATAAAGCTGTTCTTATTGCTTCCACTCATTTGACCAGATTCTTCCCAATGTTAACTACCGCTGCAGGAACAATCACTCCTGCTTCTGTTCTTATCATTGGTGCTGGTGTTGCAGGTTTACAAGCAATTGCAAGTTCCAGAAGATTAGGTGCAGTTGTAGACGTATTTGATACTCGTCCTGAAGTAAAAGAGCAAGTTCAGTCTCTTGGAGCTAAATTTGTTGAGGTCGAAGGTGCAACTCACTCCGCAGCTGCGGGCGGTTACGCTGTAGAACAAACTGAAGAATATAAAAAACGTCAGCAAGAAGCGATCGAAAAATTTGCAGCTAAAGCAGACGTGATCATCACTACAGCTTTGATCCCAGGAAGAAAAGCTCCAATCATCATCACTAAAAAAATCGTGGATAGAATGAAGGCTGGATCCGTAGTAGTGGACCTTGCTTCTCCAAACGGAGGAAACTGCGAGTACACTCAACATGGTAAGGTTGTATTAACTAAAAACGGAGTTTCCGTAGTTGGTCACCAAAACCTGGCAGGTTCTCTTCCTTCAGATGCTTCTAGAATGTTCGCTAAGAACGTATTAAATTATCTGAAACTACTGGTTAAAGAGAAGAAGATCAACTTTGACTTGAACGACGAAGTTATCGCTTCTACGACGATCGCTCACGAAGGAGAGATCCGTCACAAACTTACTTTGGATGCCTTAGGTGGTTCCAAACAAGTAGGGAAGAAGCCAGCGGCCAAGAAAAAGGCCTAA
- a CDS encoding LIC_10042 family TonB-like protein: MGSRVSFFISFSIHVALFLSYYFVRNLSPESFSEQIKLSLSKGQIPSLHFSLPKNSGEGPNTSSNSGLAGTPEAEIERFKNEIHFPPEALEQRLESDCSWEVVIGSNGAAKNITTIKPCKYKVFETQFRRSVSSWKFQLPEGNIIIIPVSFHIESDE, from the coding sequence ATGGGATCCAGGGTTTCTTTTTTCATTTCTTTTTCTATTCATGTAGCCCTATTTTTATCTTATTATTTTGTACGAAATCTAAGCCCTGAAAGTTTTTCAGAACAAATCAAACTAAGCCTCAGCAAAGGACAAATCCCGAGTTTACATTTTTCACTTCCTAAAAATTCAGGAGAAGGACCAAATACCTCTTCAAATTCAGGTCTGGCGGGAACCCCAGAGGCAGAGATTGAAAGATTCAAAAACGAGATCCATTTTCCACCGGAGGCATTGGAACAAAGATTAGAATCAGATTGTTCTTGGGAAGTAGTGATTGGGTCTAATGGCGCAGCCAAAAATATTACCACTATCAAACCTTGCAAATATAAGGTCTTCGAAACACAGTTTAGAAGATCAGTTTCTAGCTGGAAATTTCAACTGCCGGAAGGAAATATAATAATTATTCCAGTATCCTTTCACATTGAATCAGATGAGTGA
- a CDS encoding DUF445 domain-containing protein yields MKLGPMHGSMIEIISILVTCSFVGWITNYIAVQMIFYPVKFRGWGILGWQGIIPKHSKKMAGLISDVMMERLIRPYDLYKKIDPVQISDLIRDRIGEKSSSIVKDIFFADNPVIWKMVPEEAKQILEKEIREDIPKKIQEIYTSFGKNLESILGIGDLIKESLSGENANVLSEIFRRCGGPEFRFIVRSGIYFGFLIGCVQVLFIAYLNQWWTMPLMGVFVGYITNWLAILMIFSPLQPKNFMFFKYQGLFLKRQIDVSREFASVVASKILDPESLIGVIFKGKGGDLIITELLSKSKELMDEKLKKKIPYASLILGSKKLEELKEKIADSILELVPETADKMKDYIEERLEIEKLVFENLSILPPEEFEHLLHSVFKEDEATLISLGAFLGGIAGCIQAYLVFIK; encoded by the coding sequence ATGAAACTCGGCCCGATGCACGGGTCAATGATAGAGATCATTTCAATTCTGGTCACTTGCTCTTTTGTAGGTTGGATCACAAACTATATAGCGGTGCAGATGATCTTCTATCCTGTGAAGTTTAGAGGATGGGGAATTTTAGGCTGGCAGGGTATTATTCCAAAACATTCTAAAAAAATGGCAGGACTCATTTCGGATGTAATGATGGAGAGATTGATCCGACCATACGATCTGTATAAAAAAATCGATCCTGTGCAAATTTCAGATCTGATCCGCGACAGGATTGGAGAAAAGTCTTCCTCCATAGTCAAAGATATATTTTTCGCGGACAACCCCGTGATCTGGAAAATGGTCCCGGAAGAAGCGAAACAAATTTTAGAAAAAGAAATACGAGAAGATATTCCAAAAAAGATTCAGGAAATCTATACTTCTTTTGGTAAAAATTTGGAAAGTATATTAGGGATTGGTGATTTAATCAAAGAATCTCTTTCCGGAGAAAATGCAAACGTTCTCTCTGAAATTTTCAGGAGATGTGGAGGCCCTGAATTTAGATTTATTGTTCGTTCCGGGATTTATTTCGGGTTTTTGATCGGTTGTGTCCAAGTCTTGTTCATCGCATATTTAAACCAATGGTGGACCATGCCGCTTATGGGAGTTTTTGTCGGTTATATCACCAATTGGCTTGCGATCCTTATGATCTTCTCCCCTTTACAACCTAAGAACTTTATGTTTTTCAAATACCAAGGTCTTTTCTTAAAAAGACAGATAGATGTTTCCAGAGAATTTGCATCCGTAGTAGCTTCTAAAATTTTAGATCCTGAAAGTTTAATCGGTGTGATCTTCAAAGGGAAAGGAGGGGATCTGATCATTACGGAACTTCTTTCCAAATCCAAAGAATTGATGGATGAGAAGTTAAAGAAAAAAATCCCTTATGCTTCTTTGATCTTGGGTTCTAAAAAACTAGAAGAATTAAAGGAGAAGATTGCGGATTCTATTTTGGAATTGGTGCCTGAAACGGCAGACAAAATGAAAGACTATATCGAAGAAAGATTGGAGATCGAAAAATTAGTTTTCGAAAATTTAAGTATACTACCTCCTGAAGAATTTGAACATCTATTACATTCGGTTTTCAAAGAAGATGAGGCCACCTTGATCAGCTTAGGTGCATTCCTAGGCGGTATCGCTGGATGTATCCAAGCATATCTCGTTTTCATAAAATAG
- a CDS encoding methyl-accepting chemotaxis protein yields MRKNLPITGREIQFAESAVIISRTDSKGKITYVSQDFADVSGFSEEEMLGQPHNIVRHPDIPPAVYKDLWDTVQSGRPWNAIVKNRAKNGDHYWVDATVTPVLENGVITGYMSVRKKTNRQQIEKAEKLFARLNGESQLIRSFLSFINSLRVKFGYLGLVAFTFACIFVPSSYLGLKLFLTDPVAATLSFLAVVLGFSLCLRALYSLKKKMSETLEIVGRVVNGNLASEFPRKEGVEDADRIYSNFRCMTISLWGLLVQMKENYQRNLKLYEELFQSVGSFERVSQKQAHAVQETAAASHELSKTIDEIVLTINEQTRSLSNVNDSIGSIDMSLGKTSESMQNLESQAGNVADKADQAKQIFNEAIQSMEQIRSYSNEINKIVGIITSISERTNMLALNASIESARAGEAGKGFSVVADEISKLAEQTKSSIKDITYLVKSTSNSVEEGALKVGQSVDVFENLQNYIEEVHNSASKVKSLLLEQSKRLGEIRSSSDQVLVLGKMMAGTSEQQKFSAGEISDSMSAISKSAEDIAATSENIRHSVKDTLEHSQKFGGILSHFKTD; encoded by the coding sequence ATGAGAAAGAACCTTCCGATTACGGGCCGAGAAATTCAGTTCGCTGAATCGGCGGTAATTATTTCCAGAACAGACTCAAAAGGAAAGATCACTTACGTTTCCCAGGACTTCGCGGATGTAAGCGGTTTTTCAGAAGAGGAAATGCTGGGCCAACCTCATAATATTGTCCGTCACCCCGATATACCTCCAGCAGTTTATAAAGATCTTTGGGACACAGTTCAATCCGGTCGTCCTTGGAATGCGATCGTTAAAAATCGCGCAAAGAATGGAGACCACTATTGGGTGGATGCTACTGTTACTCCTGTTCTTGAAAATGGAGTGATCACCGGGTATATGTCTGTTCGTAAGAAAACAAACAGACAACAGATAGAAAAGGCGGAAAAACTTTTTGCGAGATTGAACGGAGAATCTCAACTCATTAGATCATTCCTATCTTTTATAAATTCACTCCGAGTGAAATTCGGATATCTTGGCCTTGTAGCTTTTACATTTGCATGTATATTTGTTCCTTCTTCTTATTTAGGTTTGAAATTATTTTTAACGGATCCTGTTGCCGCTACTTTATCGTTTCTCGCCGTTGTTCTTGGATTTTCTCTCTGTTTAAGAGCCCTCTATAGCTTGAAAAAGAAAATGTCAGAAACCTTAGAGATTGTGGGCAGGGTAGTGAATGGAAATCTTGCTTCTGAATTTCCTAGGAAAGAGGGTGTCGAAGACGCGGACAGGATCTATTCTAACTTTAGATGTATGACTATCAGTCTTTGGGGACTTTTGGTACAAATGAAAGAGAACTACCAGAGAAACTTGAAACTGTATGAGGAATTATTCCAATCAGTGGGATCTTTCGAAAGAGTTTCTCAAAAGCAAGCACATGCTGTACAGGAAACTGCAGCTGCTTCTCACGAACTTTCTAAAACGATTGATGAGATCGTACTAACTATTAACGAACAAACCAGAAGTTTATCCAATGTAAACGATAGTATTGGTTCTATTGACATGTCCTTAGGGAAAACTTCGGAATCGATGCAAAATTTGGAATCCCAAGCCGGTAATGTCGCTGATAAAGCTGATCAGGCAAAACAGATCTTTAATGAAGCAATCCAATCTATGGAACAGATACGTTCATATTCCAATGAGATCAATAAGATCGTGGGAATTATCACAAGTATTTCGGAAAGAACGAACATGCTTGCGCTAAACGCATCTATAGAATCCGCAAGAGCTGGAGAAGCAGGCAAAGGGTTTTCAGTAGTTGCAGATGAGATCTCTAAACTTGCAGAACAAACAAAGTCGAGTATCAAAGACATCACATATCTTGTAAAAAGTACATCTAACTCGGTAGAAGAAGGTGCTCTGAAAGTGGGACAGTCTGTAGATGTATTCGAAAATCTTCAGAACTATATTGAAGAAGTCCATAACTCTGCATCTAAGGTAAAAAGTCTTTTATTAGAACAATCCAAAAGACTCGGAGAAATCCGCAGTAGTTCCGATCAGGTTTTAGTTTTGGGTAAGATGATGGCTGGAACTTCTGAGCAACAAAAGTTTTCCGCTGGTGAAATTTCAGATTCTATGAGTGCTATTTCCAAATCTGCAGAAGACATAGCTGCTACGTCGGAGAATATCAGGCATTCTGTGAAAGATACTCTAGAACATTCTCAAAAATTTGGCGGAATTTTAAGTCATTTTAAAACAGATTGA
- the hisS gene encoding histidine--tRNA ligase: MEKQKAFLPTAPYKGTRDFYPEEMRFRNWMFSVMRKTVQSFGYEEYDGPVLESFELYLAKSGEEIVQRQLYDFKDKGDRHVAIRPEMTPTLARMVAGEVRNLAKPIRWFSIPNLWRYEQPGKGRLREHWQLNVDLFGVNSYRAEVEIILIANAILENFKAPKGSYQIKVSHRGILDSFLNQTLALAPEKAHSVSKLLDKKSKISKEAFEEEIKPLLSNPEKQLTLIYKYLETNLQTIGELEGIDPSSVEFIRNLFSDLESLGIKDQLEFDPSIIRGFDYYTGCIFEVFDTNPENRRSLYGGGRYDNLIGLFSNEQLSGIGFGLGDVTFKNFLEGHRLVPKDLNSKTAVLIPLMDDKVFPEVLKLAEELRKEGIGVETMLEPAKLGKQIQTAEKKGYRFLIFLGESEISENKVQLKDIVSGEQSSVSRSDLISILRKSLLG; this comes from the coding sequence TTGGAAAAACAGAAAGCCTTTTTACCCACAGCCCCGTACAAGGGGACGAGAGATTTTTATCCGGAAGAAATGAGATTCCGAAATTGGATGTTTTCCGTAATGAGGAAGACTGTCCAATCTTTCGGGTACGAAGAATACGACGGCCCAGTCCTAGAATCTTTCGAACTTTATCTAGCTAAAAGTGGAGAAGAGATCGTTCAACGACAACTCTACGATTTTAAGGACAAAGGAGATCGTCATGTAGCGATCCGGCCGGAAATGACTCCCACTCTGGCAAGAATGGTTGCTGGAGAAGTTAGAAATCTTGCAAAACCTATCCGCTGGTTTTCTATTCCGAACTTATGGAGATATGAACAACCTGGTAAGGGTCGTCTTAGAGAACATTGGCAGCTCAATGTGGATCTGTTCGGTGTAAATTCTTATAGAGCGGAAGTTGAGATCATTCTGATCGCTAACGCTATTTTAGAAAATTTTAAAGCTCCGAAAGGAAGTTACCAGATCAAAGTCTCTCATAGAGGGATTTTGGATTCATTTTTGAATCAAACTTTGGCTTTAGCTCCTGAAAAAGCGCATTCAGTTTCTAAACTTTTAGATAAAAAATCCAAGATCAGTAAAGAAGCATTCGAGGAAGAGATAAAACCTCTACTTTCTAATCCGGAAAAACAATTAACTCTCATATATAAATACTTAGAAACAAATCTTCAAACAATCGGAGAATTAGAAGGTATAGATCCTTCTTCCGTCGAGTTCATTCGAAATCTTTTCTCTGATCTAGAATCTCTGGGAATTAAAGACCAATTGGAATTTGATCCTTCTATCATTCGTGGTTTTGATTATTATACAGGTTGTATTTTCGAAGTATTCGATACCAATCCCGAAAACAGAAGATCTTTATACGGCGGAGGAAGATACGACAACCTGATCGGATTATTCTCCAATGAGCAACTTTCCGGAATCGGTTTTGGATTAGGGGATGTGACCTTCAAAAACTTTTTAGAAGGACATAGACTTGTTCCAAAAGATCTGAATTCTAAAACTGCTGTTTTAATTCCTTTGATGGACGATAAAGTTTTTCCGGAAGTTTTAAAACTCGCAGAAGAACTTAGGAAAGAAGGAATCGGAGTGGAAACAATGCTCGAGCCTGCAAAACTCGGCAAACAAATCCAGACGGCGGAAAAAAAGGGATATCGTTTCTTGATCTTCTTAGGAGAATCCGAAATCTCCGAAAACAAGGTTCAGCTAAAAGATATCGTCTCAGGAGAACAATCTTCTGTTTCCAGATCGGATCTAATCTCCATTTTACGGAAATCCTTACTTGGATAA
- a CDS encoding UDP-glucuronic acid decarboxylase family protein, translating to MANRVLVTGGAGFIGSHLCERLIQEGNEVICVDNFHTGRKKNVEKLLSNPRFELIRHDITEPIRLEVDQIYNFACPASPIHYQSNAIKTIKTNVLGTTNMLGLAKRVKARILQASTSEVYGNPIEHPQKETYWGNVNPIGIRSCYDEGKRVAETLCFDYHRNHKVDIRVIRIFNTYGPRMLPDDGRVVSNFVVQALAGKDITVYGDGSQTRSFCYVDDLVDGIIRMMNTQDFIGPVNLGNDGEFTVKELAELVLKETGSSSKIIYKTLPQDDPARRKPDLTLARQKLGYEPKVPLLEGIRKTVDYFKNHLD from the coding sequence ATGGCTAATAGAGTGCTAGTGACCGGTGGTGCCGGATTTATCGGATCTCATTTATGTGAAAGACTGATACAAGAAGGTAACGAAGTTATTTGCGTAGATAACTTTCACACAGGAAGAAAGAAGAATGTTGAAAAACTTCTCTCCAACCCTCGCTTCGAACTAATACGTCATGATATCACTGAACCGATCCGACTCGAAGTAGATCAGATCTACAACTTCGCTTGTCCTGCGAGCCCAATTCATTATCAATCCAACGCAATCAAAACTATTAAGACAAACGTACTCGGTACCACGAATATGTTGGGACTTGCTAAAAGAGTAAAAGCAAGGATCTTGCAAGCGTCTACCAGTGAAGTTTATGGCAATCCTATCGAACATCCTCAAAAAGAAACTTATTGGGGAAACGTAAATCCAATCGGTATCAGAAGTTGTTATGATGAAGGAAAGAGGGTCGCTGAAACTCTTTGTTTCGATTATCATAGAAATCATAAAGTGGACATAAGAGTGATTCGTATCTTCAACACTTACGGACCTCGTATGCTTCCTGACGACGGCAGAGTTGTAAGTAATTTTGTGGTCCAAGCACTTGCAGGAAAAGATATCACAGTTTATGGAGATGGTTCTCAGACCAGGTCCTTCTGTTACGTGGATGATCTTGTAGATGGTATCATTAGAATGATGAATACCCAAGACTTCATTGGTCCCGTAAACTTGGGCAACGACGGAGAGTTTACCGTTAAAGAACTAGCGGAGTTAGTTTTAAAAGAAACCGGCTCTTCTTCCAAGATCATTTATAAAACTCTTCCTCAAGACGATCCTGCCCGCAGAAAGCCGGATCTGACTTTAGCTAGACAAAAACTGGGTTATGAACCTAAGGTACCTTTATTAGAGGGAATCAGGAAAACGGTCGATTATTTCAAAAATCACTTGGATTAA
- a CDS encoding M50 family metallopeptidase encodes MENRFLRLALLLAIIVTLLSYWNHGWVSYLKDFVVFIHEAGHAIATLISGGSVQMIELNGDEAGQTVASPTSGKSPFIFVVSAGYLGSCLVGGFLINRGFKGSLVRPTLLLLGGAVLLLTLKYTSSGGLAQRTGLLWGIFLLVSSFLPFGWDRLITVFLGTSVSLYSLYDLLDFTENVQNTDAGILAYWATGTSPGGAVPKSVLFLGYLIALLWSFFSVSIIFFSLKRAVAPRPVPDETPGFDEGPVIGLDNPFPGEVTPEVLEWFLSRGLDLNGKPLPPEFMDIERIDG; translated from the coding sequence ATGGAGAATCGTTTCCTAAGGCTTGCACTCTTACTCGCGATCATAGTGACTCTTCTTTCCTACTGGAATCATGGATGGGTTTCGTATCTAAAAGACTTCGTTGTTTTTATCCATGAAGCAGGACATGCGATCGCAACTTTGATTTCCGGCGGTTCCGTTCAGATGATAGAACTGAATGGTGATGAGGCAGGGCAAACCGTTGCATCTCCAACATCCGGCAAAAGCCCTTTTATATTCGTAGTCTCCGCAGGTTATTTGGGTTCATGTTTGGTCGGAGGATTTTTGATCAACAGAGGATTCAAAGGAAGTCTGGTCCGTCCCACCTTATTGCTTTTGGGAGGGGCGGTTTTATTACTCACTTTGAAATATACTTCTTCCGGAGGACTTGCTCAAAGGACAGGTTTGCTTTGGGGGATTTTTCTTTTAGTCTCTTCCTTCCTTCCATTCGGCTGGGATCGATTGATCACTGTGTTTTTAGGGACCAGCGTGAGTTTATATAGCCTTTATGATCTTTTAGATTTTACTGAGAATGTTCAGAATACGGATGCAGGTATCTTGGCATACTGGGCAACTGGAACCTCTCCTGGTGGAGCTGTTCCTAAATCAGTTTTGTTCTTGGGATATTTGATTGCTCTGCTCTGGTCCTTTTTTAGCGTATCCATCATATTCTTTTCATTGAAGCGAGCGGTAGCTCCTCGTCCGGTTCCGGATGAGACCCCAGGATTTGATGAAGGGCCGGTGATAGGTTTAGACAATCCATTTCCTGGAGAAGTAACTCCGGAAGTATTGGAATGGTTTTTAAGCAGAGGTTTGGATCTGAACGGTAAACCTCTTCCGCCGGAATTTATGGATATCGAGAGAATTGATGGCTAA